The Euleptes europaea isolate rEulEur1 chromosome 2, rEulEur1.hap1, whole genome shotgun sequence genome has a segment encoding these proteins:
- the PPP1R15B gene encoding protein phosphatase 1 regulatory subunit 15B has translation MEPSSQREPASSRLGPGPSSLPQPDAPFSWPRLFSQLLQRLLPGPPASVLLLKAHAADPEPALPGWGAAELAPLLVKHHLGLVSSSSSFVLGGADGSPLPRPLGASWEQLLEDRHGCSKLPGIWRQLRGSEAALGGPDPDYGYHSLEEELQREARALREPAGRAVGCCQPGPGGPDPGSTRGGPAAGDPCEEAGAGASRVPDEDSDLEQDSLPVEARPACANQLIDYILGGACSGEESEEEEEEEEDWDGDEEGDDGFDSEGSLSESDAASQEGESAHLWDSFRSLDPYNPQNFTAAIQTAGEEAKKEPPGEPGSAEDVDDSSSWTESAGEEDDWESSCLDESENLKLWNSFCHSEDPYNPFNFKARLQTAEKKRKHDLKGPTEKCLGLSQRTVYLSCQVHMLDNRQPEIKETLAHGILSREKCKKNKKVTFLEEVTEYYVSSEEDRKGPWEELARDGCRFHKRIQETEDAIGYCLTIEHRQRIIQRLQEMCYRKLDVF, from the exons ATGGAGCCGAGCAGCCAGCGGGAGCCGGCGAGCTCCCGCCTCGGCCCCGGCCCGTCCTCCCTGCCGCAGCCCGACGCCCCGTTTTCGTGGCCGCGGCTCTTCTCTCAGCTGCTGCAGCGCCTCCTGCCCGGCCCGCCCGCCTCCGTCCTCCTGCTGAAGGCCCACGCCGCCGACCCCGAGCCTGCCTTGCCCGGGTGGGGAGCGGCCGAGCTGGCCCCGCTTCTGGTCAAGCACCACTTGGGCCtggtctcctcctcctcgtccttcGTGCTGGGCGGCGCCGACGGGAGCCCGCTGCCGCGGCCCTTGGGCGCCTCTTGGGAGCAGCTGCTCGAAGACCGGCATGGCTGCTCCAAGCTGCCCGGGATTTGGCGGCAGCTGCGGGGCAGCGAGGCGGCGCTGGGCGGGCCGGATCCCGACTACGGTTACCATAGCTTGGAGGAAGAGCTGCAGCGGGAGGCCCGGGCGCTGAGAGAGCCCGCGGGGCGGGCGGTGGGTTGCTGCCAGCCAGGGCCAGGGGGGCCGGACCCCGGAAGCACGCGGGGGGGCCCCGCTGCGGGGGATCCCTGCGAGGAGGCCGGGGCGGGGGCCAGCCGCGTCCCCGACGAGGACTCTGACTTAGAGCAAGACTCGCTGCCGGTGGAGGCCAGACCGGCCTGTGCCAACCAGCTGATCGACTACATCCTGGGGGGCGCCTGCAGCGgggaggagagcgaggaggaggaggaggaggaggaagattggGATGGGGACGAGGAGGGCGATGACGGGTTTGACAGCGAAGGTTCCCTTTCGGAATCTGACGCGGCCAGCCAGGAGGGGGAGAGCGCGCATTTGTGGGACTCCTTTCGCAGCCTAGATCCTTACAACCCCCAGAACTTCACAGCTGCTATTCAGACTGCTGGGGAGGAAGCCAAAAAAGAGCCTCCTGGCGAGCCAGGTAGCGCAGAGGATGTGGACGATTCTTCCTCTTGGACGGAAAGCGCCGgggaggaagatgactgggagtCCAGCTGCCTAGATGAGTCTGAAAACCTGAAGTTGTGGAACTCTTTCTGTCACTCGGAGGACCCTTATAATCCTTTCAACTTTAAGGCACGGCTTCAGActgcagaaaagaaaaggaagcatgACTTGAAAGGCCCAACGGAGAAGTGTCTTGGCCTCTCTCAGCGGACCGTCTATCTTAGTTGTCAAGTGCATATGCTTGATAACCGGCAGCCTGAGATCAAGGAAACTCTGGCGCATGGCATCCTTTCTAGAGAAAAGTGCAAGAAGAACAAAAAG GTGACTTTCTTAGAAGAAGTTACTGAGTATTACGTGAGCAGTGAAGAAGATCGCAAAGGACCCTGGGAAGAACTTGCACGTGATGGTTGCAGATTCCATAAACGAATTCAAGAAACTGAAGATGCTATCGGGTACTGCTTAACAATAGAGCACAGACAGCGAATAATACAAAGGCTCCAGGAAATGTGTTACAGAAAGCTTGATGTTTTCTAG